TTCATACTGAATTATCCTTACAAACACAATAATGCTTTAGTTTCGTATTCTTATTAGACTGATGATTTATGCATTGGTTTCGTATTCTTGTCACTGGCATTGCAGATGCATTTTCCGTTAGATTCACCATCGACAATAATTGCCCATACACCATATGGCCTGCATCAGTGACCCGCAGCAAAGGGCCTCGAATATTAACCGGATTTGAGTTGGCGTCCCGCGCCTCAAAAAAACTAGAGGTTCCATCCCAGTGGTCTGGACGAATTTGGGCCAGATTTGTTTGCTCAGGTTTCCAAGGCAAATTTACTTGTCGGAGCGGTGACTGTGGCTCCGGTCATATAGAATGCGGCGGCGCGAGCGGAGCAGCTCCTGCAACTCTGGTGGAATTCACGTTATTTGGTGCCGGTGGGCAAGATTTCTATGATATTAGCCTCGTTGATGGATTCAATTTGCCAGTGAGAGTTGCACCACAAATTGCTGGTTGTACTACCATTAGTTGTCCGGTTGACATCAATAATAGAAGGTGTCCAAAAGAACTGGCCGTATTCAACACGGATGGTGGTATAATCGGTTGTAAGAGCGCGTGCGTGGCGTTCAATCAGCCCCAATATTGCTGCACCGGTGAGTACGGCTCGCCTGACAAATGCAAGCCAACGAATTATTCAAATGTCTTTAAGCAGCCATGTCCTCAAGCTTATAGTTATGCATATGACGATCGAAGTAGCTTATTTACGTGCAAACGTCACCCTGACTATGTTATCACATTTTGTCCATGAGAAATTATGAAAATTTaaacgagttttttttttattatgattaAGTGCTGCTACATGCTTATGTGTTGGAAAATGTATGTTCACTTATTCGTTTGATACCATTATAGCTTTGTTGTATTCCCCGTTGTTGGTAcgttttacttttcttttttaattgaaaCGGCAAGTTATATTGATTAATCAAAAGTATACACGGATTGAGCAAACGTTAAAAAAAATCTGTATAATTGTGCATTTATCACGGTAGATTGGGATTAACTCATTCCACATCTTGGTATTTGTTCAAAACTCGAGCACTAAGATAATAATTAAGATCATTCTTACTTAATCCATTTGTTCGGACAAAAAGGAGCGTTTGTAAAACATTTGTTTTCGTAACCTCGTAGATATCTAGTACCAGCAAAGTACAATACAAACTGGCTCATTTTTTGTCTTTAGAAATGTAGGAACACACTCAAGTCTGTTAAACTTATTTCATTCAAAAATTTAGATTTAGTCTCCCAAGACCCTGTTTTGGCACTTGAGTTTTTTGCCAGGTTTTTTAAAACCTTTAACTACAGTCACcttaaaaattttcttgaagtttttaaattattattcactttaaaatattaaaaaatttacatatttaaaaaaattcttaaaaaacTTGTACAGTAAGCTACAATAAATTTTTagagaaacacaaaaaaaactcacttgccaaacggggccttagttatttaaaattttcaaaacaataaaaacaaaatgtaaGTGTTGTTTTCTCAACTCACCATTTTAATGCTTTATTAATTTTGGTCAGATATAAATGAAAGCATCATATTGAGATTATTATTAATGACGACTATCATCATCATCGCAAGACATCATATTAACCAGTACATTCATCACTTTTGTATTTTATATCCATTATGATATAAAAAATCAATTCATCTTTTGTATCTAGTAGCCtttgtttattgttttttattttaactttcTCATATTATTGGGAGCGATCacatttttgcatttcttttttttcgaaacAGAATATTACACACACACCCAAACAATGGAAGACACGCAACAAGCATCAGCAAACTGGCCCGAAAGCAATCTAAGGGGGATTCACAAGGAATACCCATCTAGCCAATTGGTGACAGGAGGGTACTCCCATAGACCTTAAACCTAGAGTAAATACCCCACAATTTACTAATGTGGGATGGTGACCCAACTCCTTCCCGCTCATGCAGACACCACTTATGTGGAATGTTTTTTTTCCGAAACGAAATATTATACACACACCCAAACAATGAGAGACACGCAACAAGTATCAGCAAATCGGCCTGAAACCAATATAAGGggaacccacaagaaatatccATCCAATCAATTGGTAACAGGAGGGTACCCTTAAACCGAATTCGATAACTTATACAGTAATATCTCGAGTTTTTTTACAATGTGTTTTTAGTTTCAAATAAAATGAACAAAGACAAAAATGAGCGCATTACCAATTCGAGCAGAAacagtgttaaaaaaaaa
The Coffea arabica cultivar ET-39 chromosome 6c, Coffea Arabica ET-39 HiFi, whole genome shotgun sequence genome window above contains:
- the LOC113695634 gene encoding thaumatin-like protein 1 — its product is MKIKIIFAFFVFLIAYAFSVRFTIDNNCPYTIWPASVTRSKGPRILTGFELASRASKKLEVPSQWSGRIWARFVCSGFQGKFTCRSGDCGSGHIECGGASGAAPATLVEFTLFGAGGQDFYDISLVDGFNLPVRVAPQIAGCTTISCPVDINNRRCPKELAVFNTDGGIIGCKSACVAFNQPQYCCTGEYGSPDKCKPTNYSNVFKQPCPQAYSYAYDDRSSLFTCKRHPDYVITFCP